Proteins encoded together in one Gemmatimonadota bacterium DH-78 window:
- the mscL gene encoding large conductance mechanosensitive channel protein MscL: protein MLKEFKEFAIKGNMLDMAVGIIIGAAFGTIVTALVNDVIMPVVGLLTGGVDFSDMHVVLQQGDPVGPYATIEAAAEAGAVTLNWGVFVNALISFLIVAFVLFMVIRNFNKLKKQEEAAPPPPPEPSKEEVLLTEIRDLLKRQA, encoded by the coding sequence ATGCTGAAGGAATTCAAGGAATTCGCCATCAAGGGCAACATGCTCGACATGGCCGTCGGCATCATCATCGGGGCGGCCTTCGGCACGATCGTGACCGCCCTCGTGAACGATGTGATCATGCCGGTCGTGGGACTCCTCACGGGCGGCGTCGACTTCAGCGACATGCACGTCGTGCTGCAGCAGGGCGACCCCGTCGGCCCCTACGCCACGATCGAGGCCGCCGCCGAGGCGGGCGCGGTGACGCTCAACTGGGGCGTGTTCGTGAACGCGCTCATCAGCTTCCTGATCGTGGCCTTCGTGCTCTTCATGGTCATCCGCAACTTCAACAAGCTGAAGAAGCAGGAAGAGGCCGCCCCGCCGCCGCCGCCCGAGCCGTCGAAGGAAGAGGTGCTGCTGACGGAGATCCGCGATCTGCTGAAGCGCCAGGCCTGA
- a CDS encoding TonB-dependent receptor: MSYGIRTTALAVAASLVPVALIGQEPDPVEIDGVVVTATPVPIERSALGASVTILDGDDLRRRGVLRVADALRAVPGVVVARNGSFGAVTSVFFRGAESDHLQVLVDGVQVNQPGGAFDFASLTVDDIERIEVVRGPGSALYGSDAVAGVVQVITRRGGGRPEATATVRGGSYGRLDGSVSVSGSGTGVSYGLTLSRLSTDGLLDFNNAHDQTVATGQARIQIDARTEARISARMSDRTYGYPTDGSGAVVDRNQQSFGDESTVALEVRRGLTAAVALRGLVTLADVESGTDDAPDSPADTLGFFGYQSLDAMRRAAFDLRADAQVGEGTVLSVGGEFEQQRVRSFSESQSAFGPSAGRSEYERDNRAGYAHLVAGRGAVSTNIGARLESNDQYGRFATWQVGLSWTLDDATRIRGAAGSGVKEPTFFEAWATGFTRGNPDLDPERSRSFEVGVERSLGSVASLSVTAFRTDLRDLIQYTGTPPQPEAPNYFNVAEARTSGVEASVQGDAGPLGWGVDWTLLDTEVLDSGYDEGPAATFVEGEALLRRPGNQLRVAADWTATDAVAVDAAVRRVGERSDRDFATFPATPVTLDAYTVVELGAEIRLHERAVVTVRGENLFDEAYQEVFGYAAPGRAVYLGGRFSIGR, from the coding sequence ATGTCGTATGGTATTCGCACCACCGCGCTCGCGGTGGCCGCTTCGCTCGTGCCTGTCGCTCTGATCGGGCAGGAGCCCGACCCCGTGGAGATCGACGGGGTGGTCGTGACCGCCACGCCGGTACCGATCGAGCGTTCTGCGCTCGGCGCCTCGGTCACGATTCTCGACGGCGACGACCTCCGGCGGCGGGGTGTGCTCCGGGTGGCCGACGCCCTCCGGGCCGTGCCCGGCGTGGTGGTCGCGCGCAACGGATCGTTCGGGGCCGTCACCTCGGTGTTCTTCCGCGGTGCGGAGAGCGATCACCTCCAGGTGCTCGTGGACGGCGTGCAGGTGAACCAGCCCGGCGGGGCCTTCGATTTCGCGTCGCTCACCGTCGACGACATCGAGCGGATCGAGGTGGTGCGCGGGCCCGGCAGCGCCCTCTACGGGTCGGATGCGGTGGCCGGGGTGGTGCAGGTGATCACCCGGCGCGGGGGCGGCCGGCCCGAGGCCACGGCCACCGTGCGGGGCGGCAGCTACGGTCGCCTCGACGGTTCGGTCTCGGTGTCCGGAAGCGGAACCGGCGTGTCGTACGGCCTGACGCTGTCGCGCCTGTCCACCGACGGCCTCCTCGACTTCAACAACGCCCACGACCAGACGGTGGCGACCGGGCAGGCGCGGATCCAGATCGACGCCCGCACCGAAGCCCGCATCTCGGCGCGCATGTCGGACCGCACCTACGGCTACCCCACCGACGGGTCGGGGGCGGTGGTGGATCGGAACCAGCAGAGCTTCGGCGACGAGAGCACGGTGGCGCTCGAGGTGCGCCGGGGGCTGACCGCCGCGGTCGCGCTGCGGGGTCTCGTGACGCTCGCCGATGTCGAGAGCGGCACCGACGACGCGCCGGACAGCCCGGCCGACACCCTCGGCTTCTTCGGCTACCAGAGCCTCGACGCCATGCGGCGAGCGGCCTTCGACCTGCGCGCCGACGCCCAGGTCGGCGAAGGTACGGTGTTGAGCGTGGGGGGAGAGTTCGAGCAGCAGCGGGTGCGGTCGTTCTCGGAGTCGCAGTCGGCGTTCGGTCCGTCCGCGGGCCGCAGCGAGTACGAGCGCGACAACCGCGCCGGGTACGCGCATCTCGTGGCCGGCCGCGGCGCCGTGTCGACCAACATCGGGGCGCGGCTCGAGAGCAACGACCAGTACGGTCGGTTCGCCACCTGGCAGGTGGGGCTCAGCTGGACGCTCGACGACGCGACGCGGATTCGCGGCGCGGCGGGTTCCGGGGTGAAGGAGCCCACCTTCTTCGAGGCCTGGGCCACCGGCTTCACGCGGGGCAATCCGGATCTCGACCCCGAGCGGTCGCGGTCGTTCGAGGTGGGGGTGGAGCGGAGCCTGGGGTCGGTGGCCTCTCTCTCCGTCACCGCCTTCCGCACGGACCTTCGCGACCTGATCCAGTACACCGGAACCCCGCCGCAGCCGGAGGCGCCGAACTACTTCAACGTGGCCGAGGCGCGCACGAGCGGCGTGGAGGCGTCGGTGCAGGGCGACGCGGGCCCTCTCGGATGGGGCGTCGACTGGACCCTGCTCGACACGGAGGTGCTCGACTCCGGATATGACGAGGGCCCCGCCGCGACCTTCGTGGAGGGCGAGGCGCTGCTGCGCAGGCCCGGCAACCAGCTGCGGGTGGCCGCCGACTGGACTGCGACGGACGCCGTGGCGGTCGATGCCGCGGTTCGACGCGTGGGCGAGCGGAGCGACCGCGACTTCGCGACCTTCCCGGCCACCCCCGTCACCCTCGACGCCTACACCGTGGTGGAGCTCGGCGCGGAGATCCGGCTGCACGAGCGGGCCGTGGTGACCGTGCGCGGGGAGAACCTCTTCGACGAGGCGTACCAGGAGGTGTTCGGATACGCGGCTCCGGGCCGGGCGGTGTATCTGGGCGGTCGGTTCTCGATCGGCCGGTAG
- the ccoS gene encoding cbb3-type cytochrome oxidase assembly protein CcoS: protein MNIIAVLLPVAVALALVFLFFFLAAARDGQFDDLDDPPTRILMDDD from the coding sequence ATGAACATCATCGCGGTGCTCCTGCCCGTGGCGGTCGCGCTGGCTCTGGTCTTCCTGTTCTTCTTCCTCGCCGCGGCCCGCGACGGACAGTTCGACGACCTCGACGATCCCCCCACGCGCATCCTCATGGACGACGACTGA
- a CDS encoding heavy metal translocating P-type ATPase metal-binding domain-containing protein: MSEASATAQCPHCGTPVEGPDDVWCCAGCEMAAAIIRGAGLERYYAEREAFPPRPEGQAMTWAEAPVEIDDEGRCAVGLAVDGLRCASCVWVTENVLQRTPGVVEARISYGSGRALLRWDPAVTSLPALARTISTLGYRPRLLGAERAADRDLIVRLGVAAFGALNVMLLSAAIYTGWMDRMDPRFIELFHWLALGIATPVALWSAAPFFRGAWMALRHGVLHMDLPIAIAVAALYLHGVAATAFGLSEVVGDPYLDSLTMVVALLLAGRLLESRGRRRAAEAAVALAAVVPATARRLDTAGSVEVIAADRLEPGDRVVVGPGEEFAADGVVAGGEGVVKMALLTGESEPVAVAEHDRVFAGTLLEDGALEVRVTAGSEDTVVRRMAEELRRAADRATAPTAADRLAPWFTGITLAVAAGTFAMWFGLAGTAPALRAAVAVLVVACPCALALAQPLAAAAGLGAAARRGLLFRDADALLALADADTAALDKTGTVTGGDMVVVRADDAVLRVAAGLERYSVHPIARAVLREAADRGIPLPAAVDVREEAGRGVDGWVDGRRWTLERGGPSRVDLVADDGSREPILLGDRIRSDSREAVEALRDLGFEVVLLTGDDLEPARHMAARAGVDEVLARRTPLAKTAWIEQRRAEGRTVVFVGDGLNDGPALAAASVGVAMGSGAASSILAADGVLASGSLRPLGSAVRAARAARRAIRVNLTRSVVYNVVAVAAAATGIVNPLVAAILMPLSSGLVLWGASGVERAVRRAEGGAPGQRGPIAAPGDDRPARPARAA, encoded by the coding sequence ATGTCCGAGGCCTCCGCCACCGCGCAGTGCCCCCACTGCGGCACCCCCGTCGAGGGTCCGGACGACGTGTGGTGCTGCGCCGGCTGCGAGATGGCGGCGGCCATCATCCGGGGGGCCGGTCTGGAGCGGTACTACGCGGAGCGCGAGGCCTTCCCGCCCCGCCCCGAGGGGCAGGCGATGACCTGGGCCGAAGCGCCCGTGGAGATCGACGACGAGGGCCGCTGTGCGGTGGGGCTCGCCGTCGACGGACTGCGCTGCGCCTCCTGCGTGTGGGTGACGGAGAACGTGCTCCAGCGCACGCCGGGGGTGGTGGAGGCGCGGATCAGCTACGGGTCGGGACGGGCCCTGCTCCGGTGGGACCCCGCGGTCACGTCGCTTCCCGCCCTGGCGCGCACCATCTCCACTCTCGGCTACCGCCCCCGCCTGCTCGGTGCGGAGCGCGCGGCCGATCGCGATCTCATCGTCCGACTCGGCGTGGCCGCGTTCGGGGCGCTGAACGTGATGCTGCTCTCCGCCGCGATCTACACCGGCTGGATGGACCGCATGGACCCGCGGTTCATCGAGCTCTTCCACTGGCTGGCGCTCGGCATCGCCACCCCCGTGGCTCTCTGGTCGGCGGCCCCGTTCTTCCGGGGAGCCTGGATGGCGCTTCGGCACGGCGTGCTCCACATGGATCTGCCGATCGCGATCGCGGTCGCGGCGCTGTACCTGCACGGAGTGGCGGCCACGGCCTTCGGCCTGAGCGAGGTGGTGGGCGATCCCTATCTCGACTCGCTGACGATGGTGGTCGCCCTCCTGCTCGCCGGCCGGCTCCTCGAGTCGAGGGGGCGGCGTCGGGCGGCCGAGGCGGCGGTGGCGCTGGCCGCGGTGGTTCCCGCCACGGCGCGGCGTCTCGACACCGCCGGGTCGGTGGAGGTGATCGCGGCCGACCGGCTGGAACCGGGCGACCGTGTGGTGGTGGGGCCGGGCGAGGAGTTCGCCGCCGACGGGGTGGTGGCGGGGGGCGAGGGCGTGGTGAAGATGGCTCTGCTGACGGGGGAGTCCGAGCCGGTGGCGGTGGCCGAGCACGACCGGGTGTTCGCCGGTACCCTGCTCGAAGACGGCGCGCTGGAGGTGCGGGTCACCGCGGGCTCCGAAGACACCGTGGTGCGGCGGATGGCCGAGGAACTGCGGCGCGCCGCCGACCGGGCCACCGCCCCGACCGCGGCCGACCGGCTCGCCCCCTGGTTCACCGGGATCACCCTCGCCGTGGCTGCGGGCACCTTCGCGATGTGGTTCGGGTTGGCCGGTACCGCACCGGCGCTGCGGGCCGCCGTGGCCGTCCTGGTGGTCGCCTGCCCCTGCGCGCTCGCGCTCGCCCAGCCGCTGGCGGCCGCCGCGGGCCTCGGCGCGGCGGCCCGGCGCGGGCTGCTGTTTCGCGACGCCGACGCCCTGCTCGCCCTCGCCGACGCCGACACCGCCGCTCTCGACAAGACCGGCACCGTGACCGGCGGCGACATGGTGGTGGTACGGGCCGACGATGCGGTGCTCCGCGTCGCCGCCGGACTGGAGCGCTACAGCGTGCATCCGATCGCGCGGGCGGTGCTCCGCGAGGCCGCCGATCGCGGCATTCCGCTTCCGGCTGCGGTGGACGTGCGCGAAGAGGCCGGTCGCGGGGTGGACGGCTGGGTGGACGGGCGCCGCTGGACGCTCGAGCGCGGCGGCCCGAGCCGCGTGGATCTGGTGGCCGACGACGGATCGCGAGAGCCGATCCTGCTCGGCGACCGGATCCGGTCCGATTCGCGCGAGGCGGTGGAGGCGCTGCGAGATCTCGGCTTCGAGGTGGTGCTGCTCACCGGCGACGACCTCGAGCCCGCGCGCCACATGGCGGCGCGGGCGGGAGTGGACGAGGTGCTCGCCCGTCGCACGCCGCTCGCGAAGACGGCCTGGATCGAGCAGCGCCGGGCCGAGGGGCGGACCGTGGTCTTCGTCGGCGATGGCCTCAACGACGGTCCCGCGCTCGCCGCGGCCTCGGTGGGCGTGGCCATGGGCAGCGGGGCCGCGAGCTCGATTCTGGCCGCCGACGGGGTGCTGGCCTCCGGTTCGCTCCGCCCGCTCGGTTCGGCGGTGCGTGCCGCGCGCGCGGCACGTCGCGCGATCCGGGTCAATCTCACGCGCTCGGTGGTCTACAACGTGGTGGCGGTGGCGGCTGCCGCCACCGGCATCGTGAACCCGCTGGTCGCGGCGATCCTGATGCCGCTGTCGAGCGGTCTGGTGCTGTGGGGCGCCTCGGGGGTGGAGCGGGCGGTGCGTCGGGCCGAGGGCGGTGCACCCGGGCAGAGGGGGCCGATCGCGGCCCCGGGCGACGATCGTCCGGCGCGGCCGGCGAGGGCCGCATGA
- the ccoG gene encoding cytochrome c oxidase accessory protein CcoG, which yields MLGFQKTREWVYPQSIQGRFMTIRRWTFAALHLFLFAVPWIPVGGHPALLVDIPHRRLFLLGQSFTATDTLFLLLFLLFLAFALFFFTAVFGRVWCGYACPQTVFLESWIRPLELWIEGDRSQRRRRDAGGWTFDRLWRKLAKWSAFLAVSVLLAGAMVSIFSGARPLWTGQASPTAYGFMAVLSLLWFIDFFWFREQFCNYLCPYARFQSALTDDESLLISYDVERGEPRGRGKAAAEAGNCISCNKCVVVCPQGIDIRDGFQLECIQCARCVDACTSVMEPLGHETLVRYSSQAADEGRTVRRIRPRMVVYGGLLTAILASTVVLLLTRVPFEVSVNRVPGSSFVVDADGWTRNTYLLKVTNNGTAEVPVDYEVALEGLTGADVTVESIELLPTETQTVPMIIRLPAEAIDARSVPFDVRITSPQGEVLVAATFLTGASDANR from the coding sequence ATGCTCGGCTTCCAGAAGACGCGGGAGTGGGTGTACCCCCAGTCCATTCAGGGGCGGTTCATGACGATCCGCCGCTGGACCTTCGCGGCGCTGCACCTGTTTCTGTTCGCGGTGCCGTGGATCCCGGTCGGGGGCCACCCCGCGCTTCTGGTCGACATTCCGCACCGGCGGCTCTTCCTGCTGGGGCAGAGCTTCACGGCCACCGACACCCTGTTCCTGCTGCTCTTCCTGCTGTTCCTGGCCTTCGCGCTCTTCTTCTTCACCGCCGTCTTCGGGCGGGTGTGGTGCGGGTACGCCTGTCCGCAGACGGTCTTTCTGGAGTCGTGGATTCGCCCGCTCGAGCTGTGGATCGAGGGGGATCGCAGCCAGCGCCGTCGTCGTGACGCGGGCGGCTGGACGTTCGACCGGCTCTGGCGGAAGCTGGCCAAGTGGAGCGCGTTCCTGGCCGTGTCGGTGCTGCTCGCCGGCGCGATGGTGAGCATCTTCTCCGGTGCCCGCCCGCTCTGGACCGGCCAGGCGAGCCCGACGGCGTACGGCTTCATGGCGGTGCTCTCGCTGCTCTGGTTCATCGACTTCTTCTGGTTCCGCGAGCAGTTCTGCAACTACCTCTGCCCGTACGCCCGCTTCCAGAGCGCGCTCACCGACGACGAGTCGCTGCTGATCTCGTACGACGTGGAGCGCGGCGAGCCCCGCGGTCGGGGCAAGGCGGCGGCCGAGGCGGGCAACTGCATCTCCTGCAACAAGTGCGTGGTGGTCTGCCCCCAGGGCATCGACATCCGCGACGGGTTCCAGCTCGAGTGCATCCAGTGCGCGCGCTGCGTGGATGCCTGCACCTCGGTGATGGAGCCGCTCGGTCACGAAACGCTGGTGCGCTACTCCTCTCAGGCGGCCGACGAGGGGCGCACCGTGCGGCGCATCCGCCCCCGCATGGTGGTGTACGGGGGACTCCTCACCGCCATTCTCGCCTCCACGGTGGTGCTGCTGCTCACCCGCGTGCCCTTCGAGGTGAGCGTGAACCGGGTGCCCGGATCGTCGTTCGTGGTGGACGCCGACGGGTGGACGCGAAACACCTACCTGCTCAAGGTCACCAACAACGGCACGGCCGAGGTGCCGGTCGACTACGAGGTGGCGCTCGAGGGGCTCACCGGCGCCGACGTCACCGTGGAGTCCATCGAACTCCTGCCCACCGAGACGCAGACGGTGCCGATGATCATCCGGCTTCCCGCCGAGGCGATCGACGCGCGCTCGGTACCCTTCGACGTACGGATCACTTCGCCGCAGGGCGAGGTGCTCGTGGCTGCAACCTTCCTCACCGGAGCCTCCGATGCGAACCGCTGA
- a CDS encoding cbb3-type cytochrome c oxidase N-terminal domain-containing protein translates to MSKENDRLLGHADEADGIDEYDNPLPDWWLGLFWLTIVWGIAYAVHYHFIADRSQEKALAAEMAAAEARWPEQARAELEFAYSVEAAAAGEAVYTQNCAPCHAAGLEGLIGPSFLDEEWIHGGAPTEVIRVIREGVLTKGMVAWDGILSPEQINDVAAYILSKNAEATGRPIDAVLAVPEGGAAGAETGDPAESGDDAESDSAAAPAGERDG, encoded by the coding sequence GTGAGCAAGGAGAACGACCGGCTCCTCGGCCATGCCGACGAAGCCGACGGGATCGACGAGTACGACAACCCCTTGCCCGACTGGTGGCTCGGACTCTTCTGGCTGACGATCGTGTGGGGGATCGCCTACGCGGTGCACTACCACTTCATCGCCGACCGCTCGCAGGAGAAGGCGCTCGCGGCCGAGATGGCGGCCGCCGAGGCCCGCTGGCCCGAGCAGGCGCGTGCCGAGCTCGAGTTCGCGTACTCCGTCGAGGCGGCCGCTGCCGGCGAGGCGGTCTACACCCAGAACTGCGCGCCCTGCCACGCGGCGGGGCTCGAGGGGCTGATCGGCCCGTCGTTTCTCGACGAGGAGTGGATCCACGGGGGGGCGCCCACCGAGGTGATCCGGGTGATCCGAGAGGGGGTGCTGACCAAGGGCATGGTGGCCTGGGACGGCATTCTGAGCCCGGAACAGATCAACGACGTGGCCGCGTACATCCTGTCGAAGAACGCCGAGGCCACCGGCCGGCCGATCGATGCGGTGCTCGCGGTGCCCGAGGGTGGCGCGGCGGGTGCCGAGACCGGCGACCCGGCCGAGTCGGGCGACGACGCCGAGTCCGACTCGGCCGCGGCCCCTGCGGGCGAACGGGACGGGTAG
- a CDS encoding cbb3-type cytochrome c oxidase subunit 3 has product MNTLTRTAAATVESGVLLGVMTALFLIFFIAWVVWAYTPSRKAQLDAHAQLPFTDGGSE; this is encoded by the coding sequence ATGAACACGCTCACCCGCACCGCCGCGGCCACCGTCGAGTCGGGCGTGCTGCTCGGCGTGATGACGGCGCTCTTCCTGATCTTCTTCATCGCCTGGGTCGTCTGGGCCTACACGCCCTCGCGCAAGGCGCAGCTCGACGCGCACGCCCAGCTCCCCTTCACCGACGGAGGCTCCGAGTGA
- the ccoO gene encoding cytochrome-c oxidase, cbb3-type subunit II: MADNERHDAHQPTESAYGRFHRRVLEGRAGLFAVLTTVAISIGGLVEIVPMFTATLGPEVNDAVTPYTPLEQAGRDIYVREGCYTCHSQMVRPMRAEILRYGEWSRAWEYRYDRPFQLGSRRIGPDLHRVGGKYPDAWHYEHMRDPRSTSPGSRMPPYAWLLDRTIDPDDITASVRALSKLGHPYESTDPEWVAASLQSQGEGIVESLALTGIETDWDREIIALIAYLQRLGVDGSAALAEEGAR, translated from the coding sequence ATGGCCGACAACGAACGACACGACGCGCACCAGCCCACCGAGAGTGCCTACGGGCGCTTCCACCGCCGGGTGCTCGAGGGCCGGGCCGGACTCTTCGCGGTGCTCACCACGGTCGCGATCTCGATCGGCGGACTGGTGGAGATCGTCCCGATGTTCACCGCCACGCTCGGACCGGAGGTGAACGACGCGGTCACCCCCTACACCCCGCTCGAGCAGGCCGGGCGCGACATCTACGTGCGGGAGGGCTGCTATACCTGCCACTCGCAGATGGTGCGCCCCATGCGGGCCGAGATTCTGCGCTACGGCGAGTGGAGCCGCGCGTGGGAGTACCGCTACGACCGGCCCTTCCAGCTCGGTTCGCGCCGCATCGGTCCCGACCTGCACCGGGTGGGCGGCAAGTATCCGGACGCCTGGCACTACGAGCACATGCGCGACCCCCGCTCGACCTCGCCCGGGAGCCGCATGCCCCCGTACGCCTGGCTGCTCGACCGCACGATCGACCCCGACGACATCACCGCGTCGGTGCGGGCTCTGTCGAAGCTGGGTCACCCCTACGAGAGCACCGACCCCGAGTGGGTGGCCGCCAGCCTCCAGTCGCAGGGCGAGGGCATCGTGGAGTCGCTCGCGCTCACCGGGATCGAGACGGACTGGGACCGCGAGATCATCGCGCTGATCGCCTACCTCCAGCGTCTCGGCGTGGACGGCAGCGCGGCGCTGGCCGAGGAGGGCGCGCGATGA
- a CDS encoding sulfite exporter TauE/SafE family protein, with protein MLYSLLAATLAGFVGSPHCMGMCGGFAAGCARNGGQVTWHLGRLSTYAALGAVAGATGAILPGPTWVPTLVSSVLLVWFAGALAGVFPEPRVRVPGLTRLASSAGRRSGPAAGYLLGLATGLLPCGLVYAALAVPVASGRPLVGALSMVAFGLGTVPALVALTLGARRWAAGSLLSRRLLAGAVLLFGLLSVGLRQGMLHHH; from the coding sequence TTGCTCTACTCCCTCCTCGCCGCCACCCTCGCCGGCTTCGTCGGCAGCCCGCACTGCATGGGCATGTGCGGGGGCTTCGCCGCCGGGTGTGCGCGCAACGGGGGGCAGGTGACCTGGCATCTCGGGCGCCTGAGCACCTACGCCGCCCTCGGCGCGGTGGCCGGCGCCACCGGAGCGATCCTTCCCGGCCCCACCTGGGTGCCCACCCTCGTGTCGTCGGTGCTTCTCGTCTGGTTCGCGGGTGCGCTGGCCGGGGTGTTTCCCGAGCCGCGGGTGCGGGTTCCGGGGCTGACCCGGCTCGCCTCGAGCGCCGGCCGCCGGAGCGGCCCGGCCGCCGGATACCTGCTCGGCCTCGCCACCGGACTTCTTCCCTGCGGCCTCGTCTACGCGGCGCTGGCCGTACCCGTCGCATCGGGCCGCCCGCTGGTCGGGGCCCTCTCGATGGTGGCGTTCGGGCTGGGTACGGTGCCCGCGCTCGTCGCCCTCACCCTCGGCGCCCGTCGCTGGGCCGCCGGCAGTCTTCTCTCCCGCCGCCTCCTCGCGGGAGCGGTGCTCCTCTTCGGCCTGCTCTCCGTGGGACTGCGGCAGGGCATGCTCCACCACCACTGA